In the Gossypium raimondii isolate GPD5lz chromosome 9, ASM2569854v1, whole genome shotgun sequence genome, one interval contains:
- the LOC105798637 gene encoding uncharacterized protein LOC105798637: MIAAVKGFLVPRGSRPAFVSIKPLTLVTKLSHTGNKLNKMLLKLLFKPSNKLVQSRIKIINNSPFLLFTRMNHASPTYTTIQQDKFHPVYVSSLVFDGKTYRGEVAGSKKEAEQLVARIAIESLLGFDSGILLQIINSKSKAHNGRNTINGHSGNMINTQRPVLVGPSKQPVNV; the protein is encoded by the exons ATGATAGCAGCAGTGAAGGGTTTCCTCGTGCCCCGAGGTTCAAGGCCAGCGTTCGTGTCAATCAAACCACTTACACTTGTCACTAAACTTTCCCACACCGGAAACAAGCTGAACAAAATGTTGCTAAAATTGCTCTTCAAGCCATCAAACAAGCTAGTGCAATCAAGGATAAAGATTATAAACAACTcaccatttctactatttaccAG AATGAATCACGCAAGTCCTACATACACAACTATCCAACAGGATAAATTCCACCCTGTTTACGTATCTTCTTTGGTTTTTGATGGTAAAACTTATCGTGGCGAAGTTGCCGGAAGCAAGAAAGAAGCAGAACAGTTAGTTGCACGGATTGCCATCGAGTCTCTTCTTG GATTCGATTCAGGCATTCTTCTTCAGATCATCAATTCCAAAAGCAAAGCTCATAATGGTAGGAATACAATTAATGGTCACAGCGGCAATATGATCAACACTCAAAGGCCAG TTCTAGTAGGACCTTCAAAACAACCTGTCAATGTTTAG